From Rhodococcus sp. B7740, one genomic window encodes:
- a CDS encoding helix-turn-helix domain-containing protein: MQYRIGYQWRLREIMAARGMNNISDLMTPLHDIGIELSASQLYRLLGNTPDRLPLALLGALCHVLDCSTEDLCDFRVDATPSRRTAGARGPAIAAVPDPMVRPTRARIHRPGPPQ; this comes from the coding sequence ATGCAGTACCGCATCGGATACCAATGGCGTTTGAGAGAAATCATGGCCGCCCGCGGGATGAACAACATCTCCGATCTGATGACACCACTGCACGACATCGGAATCGAACTGTCCGCCTCTCAGCTCTACCGCCTCCTGGGAAACACCCCGGACAGGTTGCCATTGGCGCTGCTCGGTGCCCTGTGCCACGTCCTCGACTGCTCCACCGAAGACCTCTGCGACTTCCGCGTCGACGCCACCCCGTCGCGCCGGACCGCCGGCGCACGCGGCCCAGCAATCGCCGCGGTTCCCGATCCCATGGTGCGGCCCACACGCGCCCGCATCCACCGACCCGGCCCACCTCAGTAG
- the helR gene encoding RNA polymerase recycling motor ATPase HelR, whose protein sequence is MKHVHPSIFALPDSLARKRDPALIGHDERHFSAIRSSIEKSRSDTAAQLAAAQKSSGRMGREVMERDFEIHRLGGRLRSLRRYGVDLCLGRVVASDTDEPVYIGRLGLLGTSGEQLLVDWRSPAAEPFFGATHANPMGLRSRRRYRWTNGTITDYWDEVFDLTGPITDAALDDQSAFIASLGTARSPRMRDVLGTVRADQDAIIRADARGALVVDGGPGTGKTVVALHRTAYLLYTESRLGHSRGGVLFVGPHEPYLAYVSDVLPSLGEDGVRTCTLRDLVAEGTDVVEEPNPAVAQLKASADMSVAIEAAVAFYEQPPTRNMIVETEWADLRLTPDDWAEAFEAPDPGTAHNEAREQVWDLLLTILADRYDGDEDPTEIRKSLQNNEPLRTELERSWTIIDAADLVADLWSVPAYLRRCAPWLGPEEIRSLQRPDPTRWTVSDLPLLDAARMRLGDPEHSRRTRRRELAAAAERARMDRVVDELMAADDDEMMAAQLRQDGIRDALVDSAGFEEIPTDPSAGPFAHIVVDEAQELTDAQWQMVLRRCPSGSITIVGDRAQARQGFAESWVERLGRVGLDRVRIATLGVNYRTPREVMAAAEPVIRAALPDANVPVSIRSTGVPVEYADTADLASILDRWLDSNPSGIACVIGNRAFPESERIRSLTPQLSKGLEFDLVVLIDPDSFGTGVEGAVDTYVAMTRATGRLVLLTTQREAAWRTSSTA, encoded by the coding sequence GTGAAGCATGTGCACCCAAGCATTTTCGCCCTACCCGACAGCCTCGCACGCAAACGTGATCCAGCGCTGATCGGCCACGACGAGCGACACTTCTCCGCGATACGCTCGAGCATCGAGAAGTCTCGATCCGATACCGCGGCGCAGCTCGCGGCCGCGCAGAAGTCGTCGGGCCGAATGGGCCGAGAGGTGATGGAGCGGGACTTCGAGATTCATAGGTTGGGCGGACGTCTCCGTTCACTTCGTCGGTACGGGGTGGATCTGTGCCTGGGTCGAGTCGTGGCCTCCGATACGGACGAGCCGGTGTACATCGGACGACTCGGATTGTTGGGGACATCGGGTGAACAACTCCTCGTCGACTGGCGCTCCCCCGCGGCCGAACCCTTCTTCGGTGCCACTCACGCCAATCCCATGGGGCTGCGGAGTCGTCGACGATATCGGTGGACGAACGGCACCATCACCGACTATTGGGACGAGGTGTTCGACCTGACCGGACCGATCACCGACGCTGCACTCGACGATCAGTCTGCCTTCATCGCCAGTCTGGGTACGGCACGTTCACCGCGAATGCGTGACGTGCTGGGCACCGTTCGAGCAGATCAGGACGCCATCATTCGAGCGGACGCCCGGGGCGCGCTGGTCGTCGACGGTGGCCCGGGAACCGGGAAGACCGTGGTCGCACTCCATCGCACCGCGTATCTGCTGTACACGGAATCGCGTCTGGGACACAGCCGCGGCGGCGTGCTGTTCGTCGGCCCACACGAGCCGTACCTCGCCTACGTCTCCGACGTCCTTCCGAGTCTGGGTGAGGACGGTGTGCGGACCTGCACCCTCCGGGATCTCGTCGCCGAAGGCACGGACGTGGTCGAAGAGCCGAATCCTGCTGTCGCGCAACTGAAGGCATCCGCCGACATGAGCGTGGCGATAGAGGCGGCCGTTGCGTTCTACGAGCAGCCGCCGACTCGGAACATGATCGTGGAGACGGAGTGGGCCGACCTGAGGCTGACGCCGGACGACTGGGCCGAGGCGTTCGAGGCACCCGATCCCGGCACTGCGCACAACGAGGCTCGCGAACAGGTCTGGGACCTGCTACTGACGATTCTGGCCGACCGCTACGACGGTGACGAGGACCCAACCGAGATACGGAAGTCGTTGCAGAACAATGAGCCTCTGCGCACGGAGCTCGAACGATCCTGGACGATCATCGACGCTGCCGACCTCGTCGCAGATCTGTGGAGCGTTCCGGCGTATCTCCGTAGGTGCGCACCCTGGCTCGGCCCCGAGGAGATTCGTTCACTCCAGCGACCCGATCCGACGCGGTGGACGGTGTCCGATCTGCCACTGCTCGACGCCGCACGAATGCGGCTCGGAGATCCCGAGCATTCACGCCGCACTCGACGTCGCGAGTTGGCCGCGGCTGCGGAGCGTGCGCGAATGGACCGCGTGGTCGACGAACTCATGGCCGCGGACGACGACGAGATGATGGCTGCACAGTTGCGGCAGGACGGAATTCGCGATGCACTCGTCGATTCGGCGGGCTTCGAGGAGATCCCGACGGATCCCTCGGCGGGGCCGTTCGCACACATCGTCGTCGACGAGGCGCAGGAGTTGACCGACGCGCAGTGGCAGATGGTCCTGCGACGATGCCCGTCGGGCAGCATCACCATCGTCGGAGACCGGGCGCAAGCGCGGCAGGGGTTCGCCGAGTCCTGGGTCGAACGGCTCGGACGGGTCGGACTCGACCGGGTGAGGATCGCCACCCTCGGTGTCAATTACCGCACCCCGCGGGAAGTCATGGCCGCGGCCGAGCCGGTGATTCGCGCGGCGCTGCCGGACGCCAATGTTCCGGTCTCCATCCGCAGCACCGGTGTGCCCGTCGAATACGCAGACACGGCAGATCTGGCATCGATTCTCGACCGATGGCTGGACTCGAATCCCTCCGGAATCGCTTGCGTCATAGGCAATCGTGCATTTCCGGAGTCGGAGCGAATCCGATCCCTGACTCCGCAGTTGTCGAAGGGACTCGAATTCGATCTGGTCGTTCTGATCGACCCGGATTCCTTCGGGACAGGAGTCGAGGGTGCCGTCGACACGTACGTGGCTATGACACGCGCGACCGGACGGCTGGTGCTGCTGACCACTCAGCGCGAGGCCGCATGGAGGACGTCCAGCACAGCATGA
- the dapA gene encoding 4-hydroxy-tetrahydrodipicolinate synthase: MITTASPASTSFGANVVAMATPMHPDGSLDRGGVDALLAHLSATRCDGVVVAGTTGEAPTLTRHEISQLISRTRRHRHHSLRVTAGVGTNDTSTGIEMARSAAAAGAYALLITAPYYSRPTQTGIAEHIVAIAEAGGLPVMVYDVPARTGVAIEASTLEALSRHPLIGAVKDAKGDLYEAMTVMSSTDLAYYCGIDELALPYLASGATGLVSVTGNVVADRYAELIDAVRAGDLLRANAVQRSLLPLTDAVMRTTQGAVMAKAALARIGVISDATVRRPLLESSAADLRRLDAALSATGIDQESRSRHVPVRLA; this comes from the coding sequence ATGATCACCACTGCATCGCCGGCCTCGACGAGCTTCGGCGCAAACGTCGTCGCCATGGCGACCCCCATGCACCCCGATGGATCGCTCGACCGAGGGGGCGTCGATGCCCTTCTCGCGCATCTGTCGGCAACACGGTGTGATGGCGTCGTCGTCGCCGGAACGACCGGAGAAGCACCTACCCTGACGCGCCACGAAATCTCGCAGCTGATTTCCCGGACACGTCGTCATCGCCATCACTCTCTTCGTGTGACCGCGGGAGTCGGCACCAACGACACCTCCACGGGGATCGAGATGGCTCGGTCCGCAGCGGCAGCCGGTGCCTACGCACTGTTGATCACCGCTCCGTACTACTCGCGCCCCACCCAGACCGGCATCGCAGAGCACATCGTCGCCATCGCCGAGGCAGGTGGGCTGCCCGTCATGGTCTACGACGTCCCGGCGCGCACAGGTGTGGCCATCGAGGCGTCGACGCTCGAGGCACTCTCTCGTCACCCCCTCATCGGTGCCGTCAAGGACGCGAAGGGTGATCTGTACGAGGCCATGACCGTCATGTCCTCGACGGACCTCGCCTACTACTGCGGAATCGACGAACTCGCGCTCCCCTACCTAGCCTCCGGTGCAACAGGACTGGTCAGCGTCACCGGCAATGTGGTGGCAGACCGCTACGCCGAGCTGATCGATGCGGTCCGCGCGGGCGACCTGCTCCGGGCGAACGCAGTACAGCGATCACTGCTGCCGTTGACCGATGCCGTCATGCGCACGACGCAGGGAGCCGTCATGGCCAAGGCCGCACTCGCCAGGATCGGCGTCATCTCCGACGCGACCGTGCGACGCCCACTTCTGGAGTCCTCCGCGGCAGATCTGAGACGGCTCGACGCTGCCCTCTCGGCCACCGGAATCGATCAGGAATCGAGAAGCAGGCACGTTCCGGTACGACTAGCCTGA
- a CDS encoding sensor domain-containing protein, translating to MFDLPDDPVSLRSFLERSPDFVALSDFTGRILYINPAGSTLIGLDDVADIGQLSALELLTSDGVDLTDDIAAGLLSEGKWEGYCELRHHVTGTGMPVVVSAYVIGRDDGGPDVVVSTIRHRHTVEQRNARIAADAVIAGRHAQEQKALADLSRFAVIAELPRLLTAATDTAATLIGVGNSAIAHLEHPTDPYLTMDAASGALGMRQDVPSGDGSLVGFTLTLSEPVVCNDSHAEKRFRTDTMISLGLRSGVGVPIFTAAGKAWGVLSIHSVEARLYRDEEVSFLSSVAGIVSAAIRRIDLELQLRRRSTHDALTGLPNRTLAYEVIDSALDRARQQSGTVALLLLDIDDFKIINDSLGHDAGDRALVKFVERLASAIRDADTIARLGGDEFLIVCEGVDSVAHAEELARHITSSIAVPFSAEDVPIPLSASIGIAVSEPNSTRHELIHRADLAMYRAKDSGTGGHAVFDPTDLYDADRIRSLSIDLRAALRADELTLAYQPLVDIASRKIVAVEALARWNHHELGPIEPSEFVGVAERTGLATPLGAWALRTACTAAARWRTFSDIVVRVNVSALQLRDPDFPNEVASILAETGLPAFALGLEVTETVWVADTERVADTVSALHAMGVALLLDDMGKGHSSMSYLDRYPMFECFKIDKSYIARLPAPRARAIVSAIVALARAFDVTVVGEGVETEEQLEALAATGCDFAQGYLLGRPVGAGAIADLLLGAG from the coding sequence ATGTTCGATCTCCCGGACGATCCGGTGAGTCTTCGATCCTTCCTGGAACGTTCTCCGGACTTCGTTGCGCTGTCCGACTTCACGGGGAGAATTCTGTACATCAATCCCGCAGGATCAACCCTGATCGGACTCGATGACGTGGCCGATATCGGCCAACTCTCGGCCTTGGAACTGCTCACCTCAGACGGAGTCGATCTCACCGACGACATCGCCGCCGGTCTGCTCTCCGAAGGCAAATGGGAGGGATACTGCGAGCTACGCCATCACGTGACCGGCACAGGCATGCCGGTGGTGGTGTCTGCCTATGTGATCGGTCGTGACGACGGCGGCCCCGACGTGGTCGTATCCACCATTCGGCACCGACACACGGTGGAGCAGCGCAATGCCAGGATCGCGGCCGATGCAGTGATCGCCGGTCGTCACGCTCAGGAGCAGAAGGCTCTGGCCGATCTGAGCCGATTCGCCGTCATCGCCGAGCTACCCAGATTGCTCACTGCAGCAACCGACACCGCCGCCACACTGATCGGCGTGGGAAACTCCGCCATCGCCCATCTCGAGCACCCTACCGACCCGTACTTGACCATGGACGCGGCCAGCGGTGCACTCGGCATGCGTCAGGACGTTCCGTCCGGGGACGGTTCGTTGGTGGGATTCACTCTGACGCTCTCGGAGCCCGTCGTGTGCAACGACAGTCACGCCGAGAAGCGCTTCCGGACCGACACGATGATCTCGCTCGGCCTCCGCAGCGGTGTCGGAGTTCCCATCTTCACCGCCGCCGGAAAAGCATGGGGAGTTCTCTCGATCCACAGCGTCGAGGCCCGTCTCTACCGCGACGAAGAAGTGTCGTTCCTCAGTTCGGTGGCCGGGATCGTATCCGCGGCGATACGACGCATCGACCTCGAACTCCAACTGCGACGACGAAGTACCCACGACGCCCTGACCGGTCTGCCGAACCGCACCCTCGCGTACGAGGTCATCGATTCGGCACTGGACCGCGCGAGACAACAGTCCGGCACCGTGGCACTGCTGCTGCTCGACATCGACGACTTCAAGATCATCAACGACAGCTTGGGACACGACGCCGGAGACAGGGCGTTGGTGAAGTTCGTCGAACGGCTCGCCTCGGCGATCCGAGACGCCGACACCATCGCGCGCCTGGGCGGCGACGAATTCTTGATCGTCTGCGAAGGTGTGGACAGCGTTGCTCATGCGGAGGAACTCGCACGACACATCACGAGCTCCATCGCGGTTCCCTTCTCCGCCGAGGACGTGCCCATTCCCTTGAGCGCCAGCATCGGTATCGCGGTGTCCGAACCGAATTCGACTCGGCACGAGCTGATCCACCGCGCCGACTTGGCCATGTACCGCGCGAAGGACAGTGGGACCGGCGGGCATGCCGTTTTCGATCCCACCGATCTCTACGACGCGGATCGCATCAGGTCACTGTCGATAGATCTGCGAGCGGCGCTGCGCGCCGACGAGCTCACTCTCGCGTACCAACCGTTGGTGGACATTGCGTCGCGGAAAATCGTCGCGGTGGAGGCACTCGCCCGCTGGAATCACCATGAGCTCGGGCCCATCGAACCGAGCGAGTTCGTCGGCGTCGCCGAAAGAACAGGTCTTGCAACACCATTGGGCGCATGGGCGCTGCGTACCGCATGCACGGCCGCGGCGCGGTGGCGAACGTTCTCCGACATCGTGGTTCGCGTCAACGTCAGCGCGCTCCAACTCCGCGATCCCGACTTTCCCAACGAGGTCGCTTCCATACTCGCAGAGACAGGACTGCCTGCCTTCGCTCTCGGACTCGAAGTGACCGAAACCGTGTGGGTCGCGGACACCGAGCGCGTGGCCGACACCGTCTCTGCCCTGCACGCGATGGGTGTGGCTCTGCTGCTCGACGACATGGGTAAAGGCCACAGCTCCATGTCGTATCTCGACCGCTACCCCATGTTCGAGTGCTTCAAGATCGACAAGTCGTACATAGCTCGGCTGCCCGCTCCCAGGGCTCGCGCGATCGTCTCGGCCATCGTGGCACTGGCACGCGCATTCGACGTCACCGTCGTCGGCGAGGGCGTCGAGACCGAGGAGCAACTGGAGGCACTGGCCGCTACCGGCTGCGACTTCGCGCAGGGATACCTCTTGGGCCGGCCGGTCGGTGCCGGTGCCATCGCCGATCTGCTTCTCGGTGCCGGATGA
- a CDS encoding ATP-binding cassette domain-containing protein, producing MATKKVTQGSAPHAADSHDLIRVQGARQNNLQDIDVELPKRRLTVFTGVSGSGKSSLVFSTIAAESQRMINETYSAFVQGFMPTLGRPDVDVMDGLTTAIIVDQQRMGANPHSTVGTATDANAMLRILFSRIGKPYIGSAQAFSFNVASVSGAGAYKVDKGGRQTTEKKSFSVTGGMCPRCEGRGAVSDFDLTALYDASKSLNESAITIPGYSMEGWYGRIFRGCGYFDPDKPISKYTKKELDDLLYREPTKIKVEGINLTYSGLVPQIQKSFLSKDVDAMQPHIRAFVERAITFTTCPDCNGTRLNEGARSSKIDGINIADACSMQISDLAKWVGGLKEPSVAPLLTTLGETLDSFVEIGLGYLSLDRPSGTLSGGEAQRTKMIRHLGSSLTDVTYVFDEPTTGLHPHDIERMNNLLLQLRDKGNTVLVVEHKPETISIADHVVDLGPGAGSAGGHVCFEGTVDGLRRSDTVTGRHFDDRAALKKSVREFSEVLEIRGANSHNLREVDVDVPLGVLVVVTGVAGSGKSSLVHGSLSGTDDVVSVDQGAIRGSRRSNPATYTGLLEPIRKAFAKENAVKPALFSSNSEGACPTCNGAGVIYSDLAMMAGVATVCEECEGKRFQASVLEYHFGGRNIDEVLSMSVAEAEEFFADGAAKLLPAHKILQRLNDVGLGYLKIGQPLTTLSGGERQRLKLATHMADKGGIYVLDEPTTGLHLADVDKLLGLLDRLVDSGKSVIVIEHHQAVMAHADWIIDLGPGAGHDGGLVVFEGTPSDLVADGSTLTGRHLAAYVGS from the coding sequence ATGGCGACGAAGAAGGTCACGCAGGGCTCGGCACCGCATGCTGCCGACAGTCACGATTTGATTCGTGTGCAGGGGGCGCGGCAGAACAATCTTCAGGACATCGATGTCGAATTACCCAAGCGCCGACTGACCGTGTTCACCGGCGTCTCCGGCTCCGGCAAGAGCTCGCTGGTCTTCAGTACGATTGCGGCCGAATCACAGCGCATGATCAACGAGACCTACAGTGCCTTCGTTCAAGGATTCATGCCCACGCTGGGCCGACCGGATGTCGACGTCATGGACGGACTCACCACGGCCATCATCGTCGATCAACAGCGCATGGGCGCCAATCCCCATTCCACCGTCGGCACTGCGACCGACGCCAACGCCATGCTCCGGATCCTGTTCAGCCGAATCGGAAAGCCGTACATCGGCTCCGCACAGGCCTTTTCGTTCAACGTCGCATCGGTGTCCGGTGCAGGCGCGTACAAGGTGGACAAGGGCGGTAGGCAGACCACCGAGAAGAAGTCCTTTTCCGTGACCGGTGGCATGTGCCCGCGCTGCGAGGGCAGAGGCGCCGTCAGCGACTTCGACCTCACCGCGCTCTACGACGCGAGCAAGTCATTGAACGAGAGCGCGATCACGATCCCCGGTTACAGCATGGAAGGCTGGTACGGGCGCATTTTCCGCGGCTGTGGGTACTTCGACCCGGACAAGCCCATCTCGAAATACACGAAGAAGGAGCTCGACGATCTGCTCTATCGCGAGCCGACGAAAATCAAGGTCGAAGGCATCAATCTGACCTACTCGGGTCTCGTGCCTCAGATCCAGAAATCGTTCCTGTCCAAGGACGTCGACGCAATGCAGCCGCATATCCGCGCATTCGTCGAACGCGCGATCACCTTCACGACATGTCCCGACTGCAACGGCACCCGACTCAACGAGGGCGCTCGGTCGTCGAAGATCGACGGCATCAACATCGCCGACGCATGTTCCATGCAGATCAGCGACCTGGCGAAGTGGGTCGGCGGCCTGAAGGAACCGTCGGTGGCACCACTGCTGACCACGCTCGGCGAAACCCTCGACTCGTTCGTCGAAATCGGACTCGGCTACCTGAGCCTGGATCGGCCGTCGGGAACACTGTCCGGCGGAGAGGCCCAGCGCACCAAGATGATTCGCCACCTCGGATCGTCGTTGACCGATGTGACCTACGTGTTCGACGAACCGACCACCGGTCTGCATCCCCACGACATCGAGCGAATGAACAATCTGCTGCTTCAGCTGCGGGACAAGGGAAACACCGTGCTGGTAGTGGAGCACAAGCCCGAGACGATCTCCATCGCAGACCACGTCGTCGATCTGGGTCCCGGTGCGGGAAGCGCAGGCGGGCACGTCTGTTTCGAGGGCACCGTCGACGGTTTACGGCGGAGCGACACCGTCACCGGTCGGCATTTCGACGATCGGGCAGCACTGAAGAAATCCGTACGCGAATTCTCCGAGGTGCTGGAGATTCGCGGCGCGAACTCCCACAATCTGCGCGAAGTGGACGTCGACGTTCCACTCGGTGTGCTGGTCGTCGTCACCGGCGTCGCAGGCTCGGGCAAGAGTTCACTCGTTCACGGATCGCTCTCGGGGACAGACGATGTGGTGTCGGTCGATCAAGGGGCCATCCGTGGATCACGGCGAAGCAACCCCGCAACGTACACCGGGCTGCTCGAACCGATCCGAAAGGCGTTCGCCAAGGAGAACGCCGTCAAACCCGCGCTGTTCAGCTCGAACTCCGAAGGCGCGTGCCCGACGTGCAACGGCGCGGGCGTCATCTACAGCGACCTCGCGATGATGGCCGGCGTCGCCACGGTGTGCGAGGAGTGCGAGGGCAAGCGATTCCAAGCATCGGTACTCGAGTACCACTTCGGCGGACGCAACATCGACGAGGTGCTGTCGATGTCGGTCGCCGAGGCCGAGGAGTTCTTCGCCGACGGCGCGGCCAAACTGCTACCGGCGCACAAGATTCTGCAGCGCTTGAACGACGTCGGGCTCGGATACCTCAAGATCGGCCAGCCGTTGACCACACTGTCGGGTGGCGAACGCCAACGCCTCAAGCTGGCGACGCACATGGCCGACAAGGGCGGGATCTACGTGCTCGACGAGCCCACCACCGGGCTGCATCTCGCCGATGTCGACAAGTTGCTCGGGTTGCTCGACCGGCTGGTCGACTCCGGCAAGTCGGTGATCGTGATCGAGCACCATCAGGCCGTCATGGCCCACGCCGACTGGATCATCGATCTCGGACCGGGTGCCGGCCACGACGGAGGCCTCGTCGTGTTCGAGGGAACACCGTCCGATCTGGTGGCAGACGGTTCGACCCTGACCGGCCGGCACCTGGCCGCGTACGTAGGGAGCTGA
- a CDS encoding GNAT family N-acetyltransferase, whose protein sequence is MANYDLRANPRKLRPRPAVPREAAIELTSSGVPVSERDFFIEEFRGVTIVIALPVLSIAALEAVKRTVGEFGPGDTRFIFVVPVDNVPEVAAAVNGVAMASGTVWNDESVARLWLAIADSECVVIGAEATAVARTAGTVSASVRASKMVLTDPGGGWGDPPRSFADMDLHRERLVAHLAERGLDDFPSAAEAALAGGAYSVNLCRGEDLEFELFTFDGRGTVLTQGRYLHLASLQVDDFPAIESLVAQGVREGVLKQRSRIEIARMAVGGLGARVLRTGHLAGIVGLEIDRYAGTGFAEVSGLITVAEFSGLGAGGLLMDGLLQECRTRGIANLFAVTVSSEAAEFFVKRGFDEVGRQDVPAAKWDDYNAHRLEAARCFLRSV, encoded by the coding sequence ATGGCGAACTACGATCTGCGCGCGAATCCACGAAAACTGCGGCCGCGTCCTGCGGTCCCGCGCGAGGCGGCGATCGAACTGACGTCCAGCGGGGTGCCTGTTTCCGAGCGTGACTTCTTCATCGAGGAATTCCGCGGGGTCACGATCGTGATTGCCCTTCCCGTGTTGAGCATCGCTGCGCTCGAAGCAGTGAAACGAACGGTCGGGGAGTTCGGTCCTGGTGATACGCGATTCATTTTCGTGGTTCCGGTCGACAACGTTCCGGAAGTAGCCGCTGCAGTCAATGGTGTGGCCATGGCGAGTGGAACTGTCTGGAACGACGAGTCCGTCGCCCGTCTGTGGCTCGCTATCGCAGACTCGGAATGCGTCGTGATCGGGGCGGAGGCAACCGCGGTCGCGCGCACCGCAGGCACCGTGTCTGCGAGCGTGCGGGCTTCGAAGATGGTTCTGACCGACCCGGGAGGAGGTTGGGGCGATCCTCCTCGCAGCTTCGCCGACATGGACCTGCACCGCGAGCGACTGGTCGCTCATCTGGCCGAACGGGGTCTCGACGACTTTCCGTCCGCGGCCGAGGCGGCACTTGCCGGCGGTGCATACAGCGTAAACCTCTGCCGCGGCGAGGATCTCGAGTTCGAGCTGTTCACATTCGACGGCCGGGGGACCGTCCTCACCCAGGGCCGCTACCTCCACTTGGCGTCCTTGCAGGTCGACGATTTCCCTGCAATCGAATCGTTGGTCGCACAGGGAGTGCGAGAAGGAGTTCTCAAGCAGCGCAGTCGGATAGAGATTGCCAGGATGGCGGTCGGAGGACTCGGTGCGCGGGTACTGCGTACCGGGCACCTCGCCGGTATCGTCGGGCTGGAGATAGACCGTTACGCAGGAACGGGATTCGCTGAAGTGTCGGGTCTGATCACAGTCGCCGAGTTCTCCGGACTGGGAGCGGGTGGCCTGCTGATGGACGGACTGTTGCAGGAGTGCCGCACGAGGGGCATCGCAAACCTTTTTGCGGTCACCGTCAGCAGTGAAGCCGCGGAGTTCTTCGTCAAAAGGGGATTCGATGAGGTAGGACGCCAGGATGTACCTGCTGCGAAATGGGATGACTACAACGCCCATCGACTCGAGGCTGCGCGGTGTTTTCTTCGATCCGTCTAG
- a CDS encoding LysR family transcriptional regulator, whose product MIDFSALHALRAVAALGTLARAADELGYTSSAISQQIKRLERQIGTPVLAQAGRGVVLTPAGRAVVESAGEVFDALERCVEAARSADEGVPRGVVRLVGFSTAVRGLLAPALVELDRRYPDLTVHISEEDPDRALHSVYAGTADLALVHDADGVWVPAPPSVVRQPIHTDFGDVIMKRTHPLARRKTALTHADLARYPWVTSPAGTVCHQWFRRLFAETSAEVDVRHLVDDFSTQLALVEADDVLALVPRLARPLLGAGLVAVPLERAPAREVQAAWRRSADASPAIHAVLDVLHAASR is encoded by the coding sequence ATGATCGATTTCAGTGCTCTGCACGCCCTACGGGCCGTCGCAGCCCTGGGCACTCTTGCGCGGGCGGCCGACGAACTCGGCTACACCTCTTCGGCGATCTCCCAGCAGATCAAACGACTCGAACGGCAGATCGGTACCCCGGTGCTGGCGCAGGCCGGTCGGGGGGTCGTGCTCACCCCCGCAGGCCGGGCGGTGGTCGAGTCCGCGGGGGAGGTGTTCGACGCTCTCGAACGGTGCGTCGAGGCGGCTCGATCCGCAGACGAGGGCGTGCCACGTGGGGTCGTTCGGCTGGTCGGATTCTCGACCGCGGTGCGCGGCTTGCTGGCGCCCGCGCTGGTCGAGCTGGATCGACGGTATCCGGATCTGACCGTGCACATCAGCGAGGAGGATCCGGATCGTGCACTGCACAGCGTGTATGCCGGTACCGCCGACCTGGCGTTGGTGCACGACGCAGACGGGGTATGGGTGCCCGCTCCTCCCTCGGTCGTTCGGCAACCGATTCACACGGACTTCGGCGACGTGATCATGAAGCGAACTCACCCCCTCGCTCGACGGAAGACCGCGTTGACCCATGCCGACCTCGCTCGGTACCCGTGGGTGACGAGCCCGGCCGGGACGGTATGTCACCAGTGGTTTCGTCGGCTGTTCGCCGAGACGTCCGCCGAGGTCGACGTTCGCCATCTCGTCGACGACTTCTCCACGCAACTCGCGCTGGTCGAAGCCGACGATGTTCTCGCTCTGGTACCTCGCCTCGCGCGTCCGCTGCTCGGAGCCGGTCTCGTCGCGGTGCCGCTCGAGCGCGCTCCCGCTCGTGAGGTGCAGGCTGCGTGGCGGCGCAGCGCCGACGCCAGCCCGGCCATTCATGCTGTGCTGGACGTCCTCCATGCGGCCTCGCGCTGA